In Candidatus Epulonipiscium viviparus, one DNA window encodes the following:
- a CDS encoding TerD family protein: MAISLSKGQKIVLTKCNSELSNIAVGLGWDTNRYDGKSDFDLDSQVFLVSSTGKVRDQADFVFFGNLRHQSGAVEHSGDNRTGIGNGDDELIKINLHSVPPHVEKIIITASIFEADQRNQNFGQVENAYIRVYDIDKNELLLEYDLDEDFSVETAIVFAELQKFNGSWKFNAVGNGFFGGLPALCKTYGINVE; the protein is encoded by the coding sequence ATGGCAATCAGTTTATCAAAAGGTCAAAAAATCGTCTTAACCAAATGTAATTCAGAACTTTCTAATATAGCAGTAGGTCTCGGATGGGATACGAACCGATACGATGGAAAATCGGATTTTGATCTAGACAGTCAAGTTTTTTTAGTATCATCCACAGGCAAAGTTCGAGATCAGGCAGATTTTGTATTTTTTGGTAATCTTAGGCATCAAAGTGGTGCAGTGGAACACTCCGGAGACAATCGAACCGGCATTGGCAACGGAGACGATGAGCTAATCAAAATAAACTTGCATTCTGTTCCACCACATGTTGAAAAAATCATAATTACTGCGAGCATTTTTGAAGCCGATCAGCGCAATCAAAATTTTGGTCAAGTAGAAAATGCTTATATACGCGTTTATGATATAGATAAAAATGAATTATTACTCGAATATGATTTGGACGAAGACTTTTCTGTGGAAACAGCTATCGTATTTGCAGAACTTCAAAAATTCAATGGCAGCTGGAAATTTAACGCTGTAGGCAACGGGTTCTTTGGAGGGCTTCCAGCACTTTGTAAAACTTACGGAATTAATGTAGAATAA
- a CDS encoding TerD family protein yields MAINLQKGQKVSLTKASSTLSKLLIGLGWDTNKYDGGHQFDLDTSVFMVGSNDKVLEETDFIFYGNLKHKSGSVEHTGDNRTGEGDGDDEVIKVNLALVPDEIKKIVFTVTIHDANERNQNFGLVSNSFIRIVDQLTNTEIVRYDLGEDFSIETALVVGELYKHQGAWRFAAIGSGYSGGLPALCAAYGVDV; encoded by the coding sequence ATGGCTATTAATTTGCAAAAAGGTCAAAAAGTTTCACTAACAAAAGCTAGTTCGACACTTTCTAAATTACTAATTGGCTTAGGATGGGATACTAATAAATATGATGGTGGCCACCAATTTGACCTCGACACAAGTGTTTTTATGGTTGGTAGCAACGACAAAGTCTTAGAAGAAACCGATTTTATTTTTTATGGGAACCTCAAACACAAAAGTGGCTCCGTAGAACACACCGGTGATAACCGAACTGGTGAAGGCGACGGAGACGACGAAGTTATTAAAGTTAATCTTGCATTGGTCCCAGATGAAATTAAAAAAATTGTTTTTACAGTTACTATCCATGATGCAAATGAAAGAAACCAAAATTTTGGCCTAGTTTCCAATTCTTTTATTAGAATAGTTGATCAACTCACTAATACAGAAATCGTTCGATATGATTTGGGAGAAGATTTTTCTATTGAAACTGCTTTGGTTGTTGGCGAACTATACAAACATCAGGGGGCATGGCGATTTGCTGCCATTGGCAGTGGGTACAGCGGCGGGCTTCCAGCACTTTGTGCCGCTTATGGAGTCGACGTATAA
- a CDS encoding TerD family protein, which produces MAVNLKKGDQVELAKSKSNSKILVGLSWDLSPQNDYIDFDLDTSIFLVGRNGKVTKESDFIFYDNLIHDSGAIEHTGDNQTGEGDGDNEVIRIDLDLIPADINKIIFVVTIYDADNREQNFGQMENASIRIIDEETGEEKIHFDLCEDFSIETALVVAEIYRYNNEWNFAAIGSGYSGGLHVLCQVYGLDIATALHAQ; this is translated from the coding sequence ATGGCAGTTAATCTAAAAAAAGGTGACCAAGTAGAACTTGCAAAATCTAAGTCAAATTCTAAAATCTTAGTTGGTCTCAGCTGGGATTTATCTCCTCAAAATGACTATATCGACTTTGATTTAGATACCAGTATTTTCCTAGTCGGTCGAAACGGTAAAGTCACAAAAGAATCTGATTTTATTTTTTATGATAATTTAATACATGACAGTGGCGCTATCGAGCATACTGGCGATAATCAAACCGGTGAAGGCGATGGAGACAATGAGGTAATTCGTATTGACTTAGATTTGATACCTGCTGATATAAACAAGATAATTTTTGTCGTTACCATTTATGATGCGGACAATAGAGAGCAAAATTTTGGCCAGATGGAGAATGCCTCTATTAGGATAATAGATGAAGAAACAGGAGAAGAAAAAATACATTTCGATCTTTGCGAAGATTTTTCTATAGAAACAGCCCTTGTCGTTGCAGAGATTTATAGGTATAATAATGAATGGAACTTCGCTGCAATTGGAAGTGGGTACAGTGGTGGCCTACATGTTTTATGTCAAGTTTATGGATTAGATATAGCCACTGCTTTACATGCTCAATAG